One Camelina sativa cultivar DH55 chromosome 3, Cs, whole genome shotgun sequence genomic window carries:
- the LOC104778957 gene encoding uncharacterized protein LOC104778957, which produces MYHVLNVASLYPHREDLDRVVPWILWRLMNCRNDYVFNGKDFNAHDTVEKALEDADEWNQRNESEHSTNEHPLPRRTEDAKWEPPPKDWVKCNTDGTWSRAGTISGTGWVLRNEYGDGLWVGAQAIRCAISVMEVELEAMRAAISSMLRLNYGRVIFESDSLGMVNLLNSEEIWPISAPLLQDIKSLLPSFQAFQMVYMPRVCNNVADRIAKESLSLGNYDPSYIR; this is translated from the coding sequence ATGTATCATGTCCTGAATGTCGCCTCTCTCTATCCACATCGGGAGGACTTGGATAGAGTAGTTCCTTGGATATTATGGAGATTAATGAACTGCAGGAATGACTATGTCTTTAATGGAAAGGATTTTAATGCCCATGATACAGTGGAAAAGGCATTGGAGGATGCTGATGAATGGAATCAGAGGAATGAATCAGAGCACTCAACCAATGAACATCCTCTGCCGAGACGGACTGAAGACGCAAAATGGGAACCTCCTCCAAAGGATTGGGTCAAATGTAATACTGATGGAACATGGAGTAGAGCGGGAACCATAAGCGGTACGGGTTGGGTGTTACGGAATGAGTATGGTGATGGCCTTTGGGTGGGCGCTCAGGCAATTCGTTGTGCTATATCAGTGATGGAAGTGGAGCTGGAAGCAATGAGGGCCGCAATAAGTTCAATGCTCCGTCTGAACTATGGGAGAGTCATTTTTGAATCAGATTCTTTGGGAATGGTTAATCTACTAAATAGTGAGGAGATTTGGCCAATATCTGCTCCATTACTCCAGGACATAAAGAGTTTGCTCCCTTCCTTCCAAGCGTTCCAGATGGTGTATATGCCAAGAGTGTGCAATAATGTGGCAGATCGAATAGCGAAGGAATCTCTTTCTTTAGGGAACTATGATCCTAGTTATATTCGATAA
- the LOC104777074 gene encoding uncharacterized protein LOC104777074: MVVMNPSLCVGTQPLVFLPPPRLNHFSSNGNFHRRYPTTVSMQRQPWSQRKFPSVQAVGTRAVQPVVVSKNKRSVFICNSALNSKCSQGQTQTVTRQSPTITQAPTHGKEKSPKLDDGGNGFPPRDDGGGGGGGGGGGSSSGGFFLFGFLLFMGYLKDLEGEHENNH; encoded by the exons ATGGTTGTGATGAATCCCTCGTTGTGTGTTGGTACACAACCGCTTGTGTTCCTCCCTCCTCCTCGCCTGAATCATTTTTCCAGTAATG GAAACTTTCATAGGCGTTATCCTACGACAGTTTCTATGCAACGCCAACCGTGGAGCCAGAGAAAATTTCCTTCTGTCCAGGCAGTTGGAACGCGTGCAGTGCAACCTGTTGTCGTCTCCAAGAATAAAAGATCTGTCTTTATATGTAACTCTGCGCTG AATTCAAAATGCAGTCAAGGGCAAACACAGACAGTTACACGGCAATCACCAACGATCACACAAGCTCCTACTCATG GAAAAGAGAAATCTCCAAAACTTGATGACGGTGGAAACGGGTTCCCGCCTCgggatgatggtggtggtggtggtggcggaggtGGTGGAGGGAGCTCTTCAGGTGGATTCTTCCTTTTCGGGTTTCTTTTGTTCATGGGATACTTGAAAGATTTGGAGGGCGAACATGAAAACAACCATTAA